From a single Mycolicibacterium mengxianglii genomic region:
- a CDS encoding anthranilate synthase component I, with product MQANIAVTTTREDFHVLAAEHRVVPVIRKVLADSETPLSAYRKLSDNRPGTFLLESAENGRSWSRWSFIGAGAPSALTVRDGQAVWLGTVPQDAPSGGDPLQALKSTLELLATATLPGLPPLSGGMVGFFAYDLVRRLERLPELVADDLHLPDMLMLLATDIAAVDHHEGTITLIANAVNWNGTNDRVDGAYDDAVARLDVMTEALSQPLPSTVSTFSRPVPQPRAQRTVEEYSQIVDKLVGDIEAGEAFQVVPSQRFELDTDADPIDVYRMLRVSNPSPYMYLLHVPDGEGGTAFSVVGSSPEALVTVKDGWAQTHPIAGTRWRGNTDEEDLLLEKELLADEKERAEHLMLVDLGRNDLGRVCVPGTVRVEDYSHIERYSHVMHLVSTVTGLLAEGRTALDAVTACFPAGTLSGAPKVRAMQLIEEVEKTRRGLYGGVLGYLDFAGNADFAIAIRTALMRDGTAYVQAGGGVVADSNGPYEYTESANKAKAVLNAVAAAETLRAP from the coding sequence GTGCAAGCGAACATCGCCGTCACCACCACCCGCGAGGATTTCCATGTCCTGGCCGCCGAGCATCGTGTGGTCCCGGTCATCCGCAAGGTGCTGGCCGACAGCGAAACCCCTCTGTCGGCGTACCGCAAACTGTCCGACAACCGTCCCGGCACGTTCCTGTTGGAATCCGCCGAGAACGGGCGGTCGTGGTCGCGCTGGTCATTCATCGGCGCCGGGGCACCGTCGGCCCTGACGGTGCGCGACGGGCAGGCTGTCTGGCTGGGCACCGTTCCGCAGGATGCCCCCAGCGGTGGTGATCCGCTGCAAGCGCTCAAGTCCACGTTGGAACTGCTGGCCACAGCCACGCTGCCGGGTCTGCCCCCGCTCTCGGGCGGCATGGTCGGGTTCTTCGCATACGACCTGGTGCGCCGGCTCGAGCGGCTGCCCGAGCTCGTCGCCGACGACCTGCATCTGCCCGACATGCTGATGCTGCTGGCGACTGATATCGCCGCGGTCGATCATCACGAAGGGACCATCACCCTCATCGCCAACGCGGTGAACTGGAACGGCACCAACGACCGGGTGGACGGGGCCTACGACGACGCCGTGGCCCGCCTCGACGTGATGACCGAGGCGCTGAGCCAGCCACTGCCGTCGACGGTCTCGACGTTCAGCCGCCCGGTGCCCCAGCCCCGCGCCCAGCGCACGGTCGAGGAGTACAGCCAGATCGTCGACAAGCTCGTCGGCGACATCGAAGCCGGCGAAGCCTTCCAGGTGGTGCCGTCGCAGCGGTTCGAGCTGGACACCGACGCCGACCCGATCGATGTGTACCGGATGCTGCGGGTGTCCAACCCCAGCCCGTACATGTACCTGCTGCATGTGCCCGACGGTGAAGGCGGAACTGCTTTTTCGGTCGTCGGGTCCAGTCCGGAGGCGCTGGTCACCGTCAAGGACGGCTGGGCGCAGACACATCCGATCGCCGGCACCCGGTGGCGTGGCAATACCGACGAAGAGGATCTGCTCCTGGAGAAGGAGTTGCTCGCCGACGAGAAGGAACGCGCCGAACACCTGATGCTGGTTGACCTGGGCCGCAACGACCTGGGCCGGGTCTGCGTTCCTGGCACGGTGCGGGTCGAGGATTACAGCCACATCGAGCGCTACAGCCACGTCATGCATCTGGTGTCCACGGTCACCGGGCTGCTGGCCGAGGGCCGCACTGCGCTCGACGCCGTGACCGCGTGCTTTCCGGCCGGCACGCTCTCCGGCGCTCCCAAGGTGCGGGCGATGCAGCTCATCGAGGAAGTCGAGAAGACGCGGCGCGGCCTCTATGGCGGGGTTCTGGGCTATCTCGATTTCGCCGGCAACGCCGACTTCGCCATCGCGATCAGGACGGCCCTGATGCGCGACGGCACCGCCTACGTGCAGGCCGGCGGTGGTGTGGTGGCGGACTCCAACGGCCCGTACGAGTACACCGAGTCGGCCAACAAAGCCAAGGCAGTGCTCAACGCCGTCGCCGCCGCTGAGACGCTTCGAGCACCATGA